Genomic DNA from Plutella xylostella chromosome 13, ilPluXylo3.1, whole genome shotgun sequence:
GGTATTCGAACTGCAGCTTCACATGAAAGAAGTGCAGGAAGTGTTGAACAGTAAACAACAGTTTGATCTGATGCTCATTGAGGCGTGTGTGCGACAGGCTCTAGTGTTTTCTCACGTGTTCAAAGCGCCGGTCATTCAGGTCAGCTCCCTGGGAGCGGTGCCTCCGAACTACCAAGTCCTTGGAGCACCCTCACACCCCATCCTGTACCCTGAACTGACAAGGCAGCGGCTATTCGATTTGAGTATTGTGGAAAAAATACAGGAAATCTACCATGACATGTGGATTCGTTACCTCTTGTGGAGTTTAGAAGATTCGGAGAATAAGATGCTAAAGAAGGTATTTGGGCCGAACACTCCCAGTGTATCTCAGTTGTACGAGAATGTAGACATGTTGTTTTTGAATATTAATCCGGTGTGGGACAACAACAGGGCTGTGCCTCCGGGAGTTATCTTTATGGGAGGCATTCATCAAAAACCCCATAAAGATATACCGCCTTCTGTGAGTATTTCATTCCTTTGTGTACTTAATGTGCTTATTCTATTTATCGTATACAAGAAAATCCTATTTACATTGATAGTTGGGCCAATGCCAAGTCAATACAGGCGGAGTACTGCAAACCTTGAATTTTGAAGTGGTTAcacttaaaatattgttgataaataatctAATGTGTATCATGTACATTTCAGGATTTGAAAACGTATTTAGATGGATCAAAACAGGGTGTGATTTACATGAGTTTCGGTACCAACGTAAACCCGTCGCAATTACCAGCTGATAGAATCGCTTTATTCAACAAAGTGTTCTCGAAGCTGCCCTACGATGTTGTATGGAAATGGGACAAAGACTCCATGCCGGGCAAAGCTGATAATGTAAAGATTGTCAAATGGGTGCCACAATCAGATCTCCTACGTAAGACTACAATacgacatatatatttatcatttacTTCTATAACCCATATTAGCTATATAATGTACAATCTTATTGATGTAACGACCACAATACATTAATTTACCagaaatacaaaataacatcGCAGAATCTGTgacatcataatcatcattagCCACAACAACTACTCCAActgcattatttttaatagaaactgcattttttttttctcgcTCGTAGCTATCCATAACATATTTGCCTAAAACACTTGCTCTTATTCCAGGCCATCCCAAAGTGAAACTGTTCATCACACAAGCCGGTCTTCAGTCGACAGACGAGGCAATATCGGCTGGGATGCCACTCATCGCATTCCCTATGTTGGGAGATCAGTGGTACAACGCGGAACAATACGTCAAACACAAAATAGGACTCAAACTGGACATAGCAGAAATTACTGAGGAGCTACTAGAACAATCTATCAAGCAAGTCATCCATGATAAAAGGTAGTGATTTACTCTAGTAACTATTCAATAGTACTTATGCTTATTTGTTAAAACACCCGTATATTGCATGTTGCTTCCGTCATTAGGTATCTTGCACCAACCTTTGAAGTGAGATTAAATCTATTCTCGTCATGCTTTGACTGTAAGAAAGCgacagcaatagatttaatctcAATTACCCTAATGTCTGACTGCTGTCGAATTTACGCGTTTCTGTTATCAGTCTACCGATGATAAAGTCCAGATAATTATGACCGATACCTACTATTTAAGTAGTTAGTTAGAGACACTCacgagctatgaaaaagttccagtgatataATTATGGAACAGCAATCTatagaatacaaaatatatcaatggagaccacgaacaggcaaacgcagcgtgggacgccctcctgcccgctggactgacgaccttacgcgggtggcgggtagtggttggatgaggaagaccgaggaccgagtgttgtggcgctccttggaagaggcctatgtccag
This window encodes:
- the LOC105392894 gene encoding UDP-glycosyltransferase UGT5, whose product is MILRFCFIVISLALCLSVPSDSARILAVFPTPSISHQVAFRPLTQELAKRGHQVIVLTTDPAFKKGQQPANLTEVDLHDVSYTAWAEHFMKVVNGDSGNSKNIMLTIFKSLNLVFELQLHMKEVQEVLNSKQQFDLMLIEACVRQALVFSHVFKAPVIQVSSLGAVPPNYQVLGAPSHPILYPELTRQRLFDLSIVEKIQEIYHDMWIRYLLWSLEDSENKMLKKVFGPNTPSVSQLYENVDMLFLNINPVWDNNRAVPPGVIFMGGIHQKPHKDIPPSDLKTYLDGSKQGVIYMSFGTNVNPSQLPADRIALFNKVFSKLPYDVVWKWDKDSMPGKADNVKIVKWVPQSDLLRHPKVKLFITQAGLQSTDEAISAGMPLIAFPMLGDQWYNAEQYVKHKIGLKLDIAEITEELLEQSIKQVIHDKSYRDNIRALHTAMTDQPQSPLERAVWWAEYVIRHKGAKHLRSAAANIPWSEYLMLDVVAVLLSAVVGVLAVVYWGLRCLFKQTGKVKKA